The region TGGAACCGCCACAGGGCCGCTCCGGTAAACTTCCCCCCGTCAAACTCCACGGTTACGGCATCGTTGGGACCTTCCTTGCCGGAAAGCTCTACTTCCTTGTACTTGCAGGGAAGCAGGGTATCCCGGAGCTTAGTGTAGGGCTGGAAGTTTTCATCCAGGTAAGGCACGAAGTCGCTCAACACCAGCATCCCGCCCTGGCGCACGTACTCCACCAGCTTGTCTTGGGTAGAACGGTCCATCCAGTCGTAGGCGGAAAGGAAGATGGCTTTTACCTTCTTAAGCTCAGATAAGGGTTCTTCCCGAATATTGATCATGGTAAATTCGGTGTCGGTCCGCTTGAGCAGATCCTGGAACCCATCCACCCCGTCGTAGCTGCACCGGGGAACGTCGGAGAAACCCGCTTCCCGCCAGGCCTTGGCATCGCTGTTCCAGGCATCGGCCGCCGCATAGGGAGGGTATATACCCCAGGCAATGCCTGGCTCCCGGTAATTGCTAGTGACCAGATAGCCTCCCTCCTCGTTGAAGAATCGCCCTAGCTGCTGGCCAATCCAGTATTTGCTGCGCAGGCTCCCGTCCTCGGCTACCGGGGCCGAAGGCGGATGGGGCGGCTGGCACCAGGTATCAACGTCTTTGGTCCAGTTGTCGGTGGAGGCAGCGGTGTAGACGTTTAGCCCCGTAGACCCAAAGGCCGGGAACAAGACCGCCCCGAAATAGGAAGGCAGACTTTCCTTAAATGGGGTTATGTCGCTGCCGAACAGCATCTCGGCCACACTGTTTTTGGAGTAGCTCCAGTTGTCCTCCAGGTTCATACCCCGGTGGCGCATAGCCAGGAAGGAGTAAACCGCATAGGCCTTGGCCTCGTAGGCAGCAATTCCAATCCAGTTGGTATAGCCGAAGTTGGCACCCGCTGACTCCAGGATCTCGGCGTTGACCCGGGTGATCCAGGGTTCGGCTCCCTTGCCCCCGGCGATATGGTAATCCATGGGTGGCACCGGGTTAATGACGATGGGGATTTGCTTGGAAGTCCTGGGCATATAAGATTTGTAGGTTTTAAATACCTCGGCGTAGTAGTGGGCGGCAAAGTCGCCCCAGTCCAGGTAGGTCAGCACTTCGGCGCGGGCGTCGGGTCGATTGCCGGTGAGTCCCCCTAAGAGGGGAATAGTTGCCAGGAAGTCGCCCAACACCGGCACCTGCCTAAGGAACCCCAGATCCAGGTAGTCAAAGGGCAACAGGTTGAGCCCGGGGATGGCCTTAAAGTCCAGCTTAGGTATGGGTAAGAGGGAGACGACGGGAAGCTTGCCTAAGTCAAGCTCACCCCGGGTCAGAATTCCTTTCCAGCTCCGCGGGGGTTGAATTTCCTCCCAGGAGGAATAGGAAGTACCATGGTACTGATTATATTTGGCCAGAGTCTCGTAGCGCTGCTTGAGGTAACGCTGAAAGGCCCGGATCCCTGAAGGCGAATAATCGTAGGAACGGAACCCGCTCAAGTTTTCCCGAGCATTGGAGTAGATGCCCTCGTTTAGAAGCTGCATGCCGACGATGGGCCCTTCCGGATAGAGAAAATGGTTGTCGGCCAAGAACTTGTCCACCTGGCCCAGCCAATCCTTGACGTAAATTTGATAATAGGAGTCTAGTGAAGCGGGCATGATGCTCTGGAGCAAGGGCTGGGGCCAGACGGTAGGGAAATTGGTGGAGTCGCGTTCAAACTCGATCTTCCCGCACCGCACTGCCCATTCCACATAATCAGGAAGGCCACCATAATCTACTTCAGCGCAGATAAAGGGGCCGGGCTTGACCACGCCATAGAGCCCTTTTTCTTTGAGCAGCTGGATAAAGTACCTGACATCCCGGTTGGCCTGGGTAGCGCCGGTAAAGTCATAAAAACCGGTCCCAAACACCGGATCATAAGGCGCGTGGTGCCGCCAGGGAATATAAAAGGTGATGAACTTGATGTTCATGGCTTTTAGCTGGTCCAGCACCCGCGACCATTCGGAACGGTTGTCCCGGTAATAGGGATAGTCGCCGCTCCAGAAATAATAGGGCTTTCCGTCCAGGTAGAAGACTCCATCCCGGATCTCCGCCTTCCTGGACGGGGCTGCTGACATAGCCTTAGCTTGGATTTGGGCCTGAGCCTCAAGGGCCGGAGTTGAACTGGCCGTGGCCAGGCCGGCGGGTCCTGCCGACCCAGCCAGCAAGCCGACTAAGAGCGCCACCACCGCCACCGTGGCCACTAACCGAACTGGACGCCTACGTCTCCTCATTGCTTGACCCTCCCTCCGCGCGGGTAATCCTCTTCCCGCCGATAAGGTTCCCATCAAACCTTAGCACACGATACAGTATAATGGCAAGGTGGCAAGCTTAACGTCACAGTAGCAACGGTTACTTGCACCTACCATACCTGGCTCCTACCATAACCCTGACGATGCTTCCGAAACGTTTCCCATGCCAGGGCACCAGCGCCGGCGCAAGATGCTTCGCCAGCGATCCCTATGGCTCCCTCACCCTTCAGCGCCCAGCACTCAACTGACTGACCCGAGCTGGGATCCACGCTATACGCAGCAAGGTATTTTCGGGCTACAGTCTTGTGGTTGATTGGATGCTGGGGCGCTTCAGGACCCATGCCTCAGCTTACCTTCCTTACCCATGGACGCATGGACTTTTTCACCCCTGTATGGGGGTGCCACCGCTTTGGCTTATTTCCGCTCCGCCACCGCCCCAAGCGCGGCGCCCTTTCTCCTCATGTAACTTCCGCACTTGGAACTTGACGCTCTCCAGATATCCACCGTGGAGCGGGTAGAGCCGCCAAACGAGTAAAGCCAAAAGCACGATGGCGATTGGCACCACCGTCATGAGTAGCCGCATGCCCATGATAGCTGATGCCGGTTGGGCCTCAATAGGCAGGGTCGCATCGTAACCACTCATTTCTAGTACCACCGCCGAGATTATGGCTTGCACGGAAATGCCCAGGCGGACGATCAAGGCATTCATGCCGAAGTACA is a window of Clostridia bacterium DNA encoding:
- a CDS encoding beta-galactosidase — its product is MRRRRRPVRLVATVAVVALLVGLLAGSAGPAGLATASSTPALEAQAQIQAKAMSAAPSRKAEIRDGVFYLDGKPYYFWSGDYPYYRDNRSEWSRVLDQLKAMNIKFITFYIPWRHHAPYDPVFGTGFYDFTGATQANRDVRYFIQLLKEKGLYGVVKPGPFICAEVDYGGLPDYVEWAVRCGKIEFERDSTNFPTVWPQPLLQSIMPASLDSYYQIYVKDWLGQVDKFLADNHFLYPEGPIVGMQLLNEGIYSNARENLSGFRSYDYSPSGIRAFQRYLKQRYETLAKYNQYHGTSYSSWEEIQPPRSWKGILTRGELDLGKLPVVSLLPIPKLDFKAIPGLNLLPFDYLDLGFLRQVPVLGDFLATIPLLGGLTGNRPDARAEVLTYLDWGDFAAHYYAEVFKTYKSYMPRTSKQIPIVINPVPPMDYHIAGGKGAEPWITRVNAEILESAGANFGYTNWIGIAAYEAKAYAVYSFLAMRHRGMNLEDNWSYSKNSVAEMLFGSDITPFKESLPSYFGAVLFPAFGSTGLNVYTAASTDNWTKDVDTWCQPPHPPSAPVAEDGSLRSKYWIGQQLGRFFNEEGGYLVTSNYREPGIAWGIYPPYAAADAWNSDAKAWREAGFSDVPRCSYDGVDGFQDLLKRTDTEFTMINIREEPLSELKKVKAIFLSAYDWMDRSTQDKLVEYVRQGGMLVLSDFVPYLDENFQPYTKLRDTLLPCKYKEVELSGKEGPNDAVTVEFDGGKFTGAALWRFQSVTLSGNAKPLATITKDGKRHVVGYRVPYGQGQAIYLGFHPWVNPGTNAGNLINRN